A single genomic interval of Bacillus sp. es.036 harbors:
- a CDS encoding ABC transporter substrate-binding protein, with product MKKSWVFKSSLFIGVFLLILSACGTNNGNDQVRVAEVTRSIFYAPQYVALSEGIFEKHGIDVELTTTWGGDKTMTTLLSNGADIALVGSETSIYVYAQGTDDPVINFAQLTQTDGTFLVSREKVDHFAWEDLKGSTFLGQRKGGMPQMAGEYVLKQKGIDPQNDLNLIQNIDFANISSAFASGTGDYVQLFEPTASVFEEQGVGYIVASFGKESGKIPYTSYMAKDSYLTKNADVAERFTAALYEAQLWVDTHSSEEIAKSIESFFQDTDLELITTVVDRYKSQHSFATNPTLDQEEWDNLQNIMDEAGELPKRVDYSKLVDNSYAEEAQQ from the coding sequence ATGAAAAAAAGTTGGGTATTTAAAAGCAGTCTTTTTATAGGTGTATTTCTTCTTATTCTTTCAGCATGTGGTACGAATAATGGAAATGACCAGGTGCGCGTAGCTGAGGTAACACGCTCTATTTTTTATGCACCACAATATGTGGCTCTCTCGGAAGGTATATTTGAAAAGCATGGAATTGATGTTGAGTTAACCACCACTTGGGGTGGCGACAAAACAATGACCACGTTGCTTTCAAATGGAGCAGATATCGCCTTAGTCGGTTCTGAGACATCTATTTATGTTTATGCGCAAGGCACAGATGATCCCGTCATTAATTTCGCTCAGCTCACACAAACAGATGGAACATTTCTTGTATCAAGAGAAAAAGTCGATCATTTTGCATGGGAAGATTTGAAAGGAAGCACTTTTCTTGGTCAGCGTAAAGGCGGAATGCCACAAATGGCAGGGGAATATGTTCTGAAACAAAAAGGCATTGATCCACAAAATGATTTAAACCTTATTCAAAATATTGATTTTGCAAACATCTCAAGTGCGTTTGCATCAGGTACTGGAGATTATGTTCAACTTTTCGAACCGACAGCAAGTGTTTTTGAAGAACAAGGTGTCGGATATATCGTGGCCTCGTTCGGTAAAGAATCAGGAAAGATACCATACACAAGCTATATGGCAAAAGACAGTTATTTAACTAAAAATGCGGATGTAGCAGAACGATTTACAGCAGCACTTTATGAAGCACAATTATGGGTAGATACCCACTCTTCTGAAGAAATCGCTAAATCTATTGAGTCATTTTTTCAGGACACTGATCTGGAGCTGATTACTACGGTAGTTGATCGTTATAAGAGTCAACATTCATTCGCTACAAATCCTACTCTTGATCAGGAAGAATGGGATAACCTACAAAATATTATGGATGAAGCTGGCGAACTTCCAAAACGTGTTGATTATAGCAAACTAGTGGATAACAGCTATGCAGAAGAAGCACAACAATAG
- a CDS encoding ABC transporter ATP-binding protein, giving the protein MSFLQLNAISHVYLTESAAKEALSDLSFSIAEGEFVSLLGPSGCGKSTLLSIISGLLQPTEGSVSLQNKMIQSPGERMGYMLQQDYLFPWKTIEDNCYIGLKLLNKLTPEKKEITLALLDSMGLSDVRHAYPDQLSGGMRQRVALVRTLATDPDLLLLDEPFSALDYQTKLKLEDLVFQTLKAHQKTAILVTHDIGEAIAMSDRIILLSPRPGKIAKIFQVPSQLQTLLPFEARNDPVFPENFQTIWKELDSLEQSPT; this is encoded by the coding sequence ATGTCTTTCCTTCAACTGAATGCCATCTCACATGTTTATTTAACAGAAAGTGCAGCAAAGGAAGCCCTATCTGACCTTTCGTTTTCCATTGCGGAAGGTGAATTCGTATCGCTGCTTGGTCCAAGTGGTTGTGGAAAATCCACATTGTTATCAATTATATCAGGGCTCTTACAGCCAACTGAAGGAAGCGTCTCTCTTCAGAACAAGATGATCCAATCACCGGGTGAGCGAATGGGCTATATGCTTCAACAAGACTATTTATTCCCCTGGAAGACCATTGAAGACAATTGTTATATCGGGTTAAAGCTCTTAAACAAATTAACTCCGGAGAAAAAAGAAATCACACTTGCATTACTTGATAGTATGGGGCTTTCGGACGTTCGTCACGCCTATCCTGATCAGCTTTCAGGGGGTATGAGACAGCGAGTTGCGCTCGTTCGAACGCTTGCAACTGATCCTGATCTTCTTTTATTAGATGAACCTTTCTCAGCTCTTGATTATCAAACAAAACTAAAGCTTGAAGATCTTGTCTTCCAAACGTTAAAAGCACATCAGAAAACAGCGATACTCGTAACGCATGATATCGGAGAAGCGATAGCGATGTCAGACCGAATCATTCTTTTATCACCGCGACCAGGTAAAATCGCAAAGATTTTTCAAGTTCCATCTCAACTTCAAACATTACTGCCTTTTGAAGCTAGAAATGATCCAGTTTTTCCCGAAAACTTCCAAACGATATGGAAGGAGCTTGATTCTCTTGAACAATCTCCAACTTGA
- a CDS encoding cation diffusion facilitator family transporter produces MNALKGVWLSIAAYLILSIIKLGAGYLLGSEALLADGWNNASDIVASVAVLIGMRISLKPPDLNHPYGHSRAETVSSLFASFVMFAIGIQVLFHTATVLINGTVSSPPLTSAWVALLGMLVMGSVYLFNSRLAKKTGSHGLMAAAKDNLSDALVSLGAFVGIIGAQFNMHWLDPLTGFIVGLIICKTAYDIFRDSSLMLTDGFDKEKLNDIEATIQEIDGVETLVDIKARMAGNKIIVDAVVEVAPYLNIKEGHSITDEIEAQLEKEHDIRNATIHVEPGKETI; encoded by the coding sequence ATGAATGCTCTGAAAGGCGTATGGCTTAGCATTGCTGCATACCTAATACTTTCAATCATAAAATTAGGTGCTGGATACCTGTTAGGTTCCGAGGCTCTGTTAGCAGATGGTTGGAACAATGCATCGGACATTGTAGCATCAGTTGCCGTCTTAATTGGAATGAGGATTTCTCTCAAACCACCAGATCTTAATCATCCATACGGACATTCTCGAGCAGAAACGGTCTCTTCCTTATTTGCCTCTTTCGTGATGTTTGCAATTGGTATTCAGGTCCTCTTCCATACAGCGACCGTTTTAATAAACGGAACCGTTTCATCTCCTCCATTAACATCCGCATGGGTAGCTCTTCTAGGAATGCTTGTTATGGGGAGTGTCTATCTTTTTAATTCCAGACTCGCTAAAAAAACAGGCAGTCATGGACTAATGGCTGCAGCAAAAGACAACTTATCAGACGCACTTGTAAGCCTTGGAGCCTTTGTTGGAATTATCGGCGCACAATTTAACATGCACTGGTTGGATCCTTTAACAGGATTTATCGTAGGCCTTATCATCTGTAAAACCGCTTACGATATTTTTAGGGATTCTTCTCTCATGCTTACTGATGGTTTTGACAAAGAGAAACTAAATGATATCGAAGCAACGATTCAAGAGATTGACGGCGTTGAAACGCTTGTAGATATTAAAGCGAGGATGGCTGGAAATAAGATCATTGTTGATGCTGTCGTTGAAGTAGCGCCTTATTTAAACATTAAAGAAGGTCATAGTATTACAGATGAAATTGAAGCACAGCTCGAGAAAGAGCACGATATACGGAATGCAACCATTCATGTGGAGCCCGGAAAAGAAACCATCTAA
- the ytkD gene encoding RNA deprotection pyrophosphohydrolase, translating to MSEFMFTDYYHNQVTFSFQDHPYSSDPKHVWVICRLENQWLLTEHSRRGIEFPGGKVEEGENAEEAAVREVYEETGGVVKRLKYVGQYRVEGKGGTIIKNVYYADIDHLVKKDDYMETKGPVKLKTLPKDLHLNEHYSFMMKDQVLTYSLKHLNYL from the coding sequence ATGAGCGAATTTATGTTTACAGATTACTATCATAATCAGGTAACATTTTCCTTCCAGGACCACCCGTACTCCTCAGATCCGAAGCATGTTTGGGTTATTTGTCGCCTCGAAAATCAATGGTTGTTAACGGAACATTCAAGAAGAGGCATTGAGTTTCCTGGTGGCAAGGTGGAAGAGGGTGAAAATGCGGAAGAAGCTGCTGTTCGTGAAGTTTACGAAGAAACAGGAGGCGTTGTAAAGCGTCTTAAGTACGTAGGGCAGTATCGGGTAGAAGGAAAAGGCGGTACAATCATTAAAAACGTCTACTATGCTGACATTGATCATCTCGTGAAAAAAGATGATTATATGGAAACGAAAGGACCCGTCAAGCTAAAAACACTTCCGAAAGACCTTCACTTAAATGAGCATTATAGTTTTATGATGAAGGATCAAGTCCTTACATATAGTTTAAAGCATCTTAATTATTTGTAG
- the pckA gene encoding phosphoenolpyruvate carboxykinase (ATP), giving the protein MKTASFSSPLLDAILNKNNPHVNLSVSELVEHSLFKNEGTLSSTGALRVETGKYTGRSPGDKFIVNEDSVKNKVNWETNQPISEKSFENLYTKVLNYLGEKKDLYVFKGFAGADQSSRLPIQVINEYAWHNLFAHQLFIRPNESELQDHEAGFTVISAPGFQADPDVDGTNSETFIIISFEKRTVLIGGTEYAGEIKKSIFTVMNYLLPESNILSMHCSANVGKEGDVALFFGLSGTGKTTLSADAHRSLIGDDEHGWSMNGVFNIEGGCYAKCINLSREKEPEIWDAIRFGTVLENVIMDTNSRKPDYDNTSLTENTRAAYPIDAIPNIAIPSVAGHPNTIIFLTADAFGVLPPISKLTKEQAMFHFLSGYTSKLAGTERGVTSPEATFSTCFGAPFLPLPAHRYAEMLGEKIMEHDVQVFLVNTGWSGGGYGVGKRMKLSYTRAMIQAALNGELDRIETITDPIFGLHIPSHCPGVPADVLQPKQTWENKENYDVKAKELATQFVKNFDKFSNVAEEIKKAGPNV; this is encoded by the coding sequence ATGAAAACAGCTTCCTTCTCCTCACCGTTATTGGATGCTATCTTAAATAAGAACAATCCACATGTAAATTTATCAGTTTCTGAACTGGTTGAACATTCCTTATTTAAAAATGAAGGGACACTTTCTTCAACGGGCGCTCTTCGAGTTGAAACCGGAAAATACACCGGTCGTTCTCCCGGGGACAAGTTTATTGTAAACGAAGACTCCGTAAAGAACAAAGTAAATTGGGAAACAAATCAACCAATTTCTGAAAAAAGTTTTGAAAACCTTTACACGAAAGTGCTGAACTATCTTGGTGAGAAAAAGGATCTTTATGTATTTAAAGGATTTGCTGGTGCTGACCAGTCATCAAGACTACCCATCCAGGTTATTAACGAATATGCCTGGCATAACCTTTTTGCCCACCAACTTTTTATACGTCCAAATGAATCAGAGCTTCAAGATCATGAAGCAGGATTTACTGTTATTTCTGCTCCTGGTTTTCAAGCTGATCCTGACGTTGACGGGACAAATTCCGAAACGTTCATTATTATTTCCTTTGAAAAGCGCACCGTTTTAATTGGCGGTACAGAATATGCTGGCGAAATCAAAAAGTCAATTTTCACCGTAATGAACTACTTATTACCTGAGAGTAATATTCTTTCCATGCACTGCTCTGCAAACGTTGGTAAAGAAGGCGATGTAGCTCTATTTTTCGGTTTATCTGGAACAGGTAAAACGACGCTTTCTGCTGACGCTCACCGTTCGCTTATAGGTGATGATGAACATGGCTGGTCCATGAACGGCGTCTTTAATATTGAAGGCGGTTGCTACGCTAAATGCATCAACTTATCGAGAGAAAAAGAACCTGAAATTTGGGATGCAATCCGTTTTGGAACAGTTCTTGAGAACGTCATAATGGATACCAATTCACGTAAGCCTGATTACGATAACACGAGTCTAACTGAAAATACTCGAGCTGCTTATCCAATTGATGCCATCCCTAACATCGCTATTCCAAGCGTAGCCGGTCATCCTAATACGATTATCTTCTTAACCGCTGATGCCTTTGGAGTCCTTCCACCGATCAGTAAGCTTACGAAAGAGCAAGCGATGTTCCATTTTCTATCTGGCTATACAAGTAAACTAGCCGGAACCGAAAGAGGCGTAACTTCACCTGAAGCTACTTTCTCTACTTGCTTCGGCGCCCCGTTCTTACCGTTACCTGCTCACCGCTATGCCGAAATGCTTGGTGAGAAAATCATGGAACACGATGTTCAAGTTTTCCTTGTGAACACAGGTTGGTCTGGTGGCGGATATGGTGTTGGAAAGCGGATGAAGCTATCCTATACAAGAGCGATGATTCAAGCTGCTTTGAACGGAGAGCTTGATCGTATTGAAACAATAACAGATCCCATTTTTGGATTGCATATCCCTTCTCACTGTCCTGGCGTACCGGCAGATGTGCTGCAACCAAAACAAACATGGGAAAACAAAGAAAACTATGACGTAAAAGCAAAAGAACTTGCTACTCAATTTGTTAAGAATTTTGATAAATTTTCAAACGTAGCTGAAGAGATCAAAAAAGCTGGACCTAACGTTTAA
- a CDS encoding ABC transporter permease, giving the protein MTELWKKRFDHYIRHRLSYLSYIFQGGFLIAVLLAGGFGAVYYRRLLDAIPENFPTLIVTILIISTVISSLKVKFFLLPADRVFLLAYEGRMEKYIRYSSFYSYVRSLPIIILTGLLTTPVFIRLGFEKNDLIVGCITLFTLNFLSFLVIIRSYIVKIKWFRFYLLVMNSAVLYLTIKGTVWIGVLLSIALITLPFLLRRKKMLQWERLIELEASQKNRFEQFANLFVDVPSLQNQVRARRYFGFVLSLIHVNDPRLYLSVRTFLRKGSYVWMYLRLLVLGALILSYSSSEIITFLFVPLCLWVTYQQLIAIIKEQYRDTFLVILQDNLTCHSIVKMIFGLLILQSFIYSFIQLPGLHEAFIVLLEGLLFSYVLTMKKETNDKKRN; this is encoded by the coding sequence TTGACAGAGCTATGGAAAAAAAGATTCGACCATTATATACGCCATCGCTTAAGCTATTTAAGTTATATTTTTCAAGGTGGATTTCTCATAGCAGTACTTCTTGCAGGTGGCTTCGGGGCTGTCTACTATCGACGCTTACTGGATGCGATTCCAGAAAATTTCCCAACACTAATTGTCACGATCTTAATAATTAGTACTGTAATCAGTTCACTCAAAGTAAAGTTCTTTCTCTTGCCAGCTGACCGGGTTTTTCTATTAGCATATGAAGGGCGGATGGAGAAGTATATCCGATATAGCTCCTTTTATTCATACGTTCGCTCTCTTCCTATCATTATACTCACTGGTTTACTGACGACTCCTGTATTCATTCGATTAGGCTTTGAAAAGAACGACCTTATTGTCGGATGCATTACGCTATTCACGCTTAATTTCCTATCTTTCTTAGTTATTATCCGTTCCTACATAGTAAAGATAAAATGGTTTCGCTTTTATTTATTGGTTATGAATAGTGCGGTTCTTTACTTGACGATAAAAGGAACTGTTTGGATCGGCGTACTCCTTTCGATTGCGCTCATCACTCTTCCTTTTCTTTTGCGCAGGAAAAAAATGCTACAGTGGGAAAGATTGATCGAACTTGAAGCTTCACAAAAAAACCGCTTTGAGCAATTTGCTAACCTCTTCGTTGACGTTCCTTCATTACAAAATCAAGTACGGGCGCGAAGATACTTTGGATTTGTTCTTTCATTAATTCATGTTAATGATCCACGTCTTTATCTTTCAGTTCGAACTTTTTTACGTAAAGGCTCATATGTTTGGATGTACCTCAGGTTACTTGTGTTAGGAGCACTCATTCTTTCCTATTCGTCTAGTGAGATCATCACTTTTCTATTCGTTCCTCTTTGTCTGTGGGTAACTTACCAACAACTTATTGCAATAATAAAAGAACAGTACCGGGATACATTTCTCGTCATTCTTCAAGACAACTTGACATGTCATTCGATCGTTAAGATGATTTTCGGTTTATTGATCCTGCAGTCTTTCATCTATAGTTTTATTCAGCTTCCTGGATTACATGAAGCTTTCATTGTTCTTTTGGAAGGTTTACTATTTTCTTATGTACTCACGATGAAAAAAGAGACGAACGATAAAAAGAGGAACTGA
- a CDS encoding ABC transporter permease, with protein sequence MNNLQLDKQHQQYVKKLKREKYEIVTWQIFILLAFLSLWELAGRLTWIDPLLFSYPTKIASLFLTKLYDGSLLLHTSVTLLETIAGFMIGTILGTAFAAVLWWSRKASKISDPYLVVLNSMPKVALGPIIIVAFGPGYLSIITMGASISIIITTLVIYHAFHTVEPNYIKVIRSFGGNKKQVFREVILPASFPAIISTLKVNVGLSWVGVIVGEFLVSKQGLGYMIIYGFQVFNFTLVLLSLFMIAIFSSIMYLGVEWLERKLIKH encoded by the coding sequence TTGAACAATCTCCAACTTGATAAACAGCATCAGCAGTATGTAAAGAAGTTGAAAAGAGAAAAGTATGAGATCGTAACCTGGCAAATCTTTATTCTTTTAGCATTTCTCTCCCTATGGGAGCTTGCAGGGCGACTTACGTGGATTGATCCTTTATTATTTAGTTACCCAACTAAGATCGCTTCGCTCTTTCTCACAAAACTTTATGACGGTTCTTTGTTGCTGCATACAAGCGTAACCCTACTTGAAACCATTGCAGGTTTTATGATCGGTACAATACTTGGCACAGCTTTCGCTGCGGTCCTTTGGTGGTCCCGAAAAGCGTCAAAAATTTCCGATCCTTATCTAGTCGTATTAAATTCAATGCCCAAAGTAGCGCTTGGCCCGATTATCATCGTGGCATTCGGACCAGGCTACCTTTCAATTATTACAATGGGAGCATCTATTTCGATCATCATCACAACACTTGTGATCTATCACGCTTTTCATACGGTAGAGCCAAATTATATTAAAGTAATTCGTTCCTTTGGCGGAAATAAGAAGCAGGTTTTTCGTGAGGTTATCCTACCCGCTTCTTTTCCAGCTATCATCTCGACACTCAAAGTAAATGTAGGGTTGTCTTGGGTAGGGGTCATTGTTGGAGAATTTCTTGTTTCGAAACAAGGTCTCGGTTACATGATCATTTATGGTTTTCAAGTATTTAATTTCACACTCGTTTTACTAAGCTTATTTATGATTGCGATTTTTTCGTCCATTATGTATCTTGGCGTTGAATGGCTTGAGCGGAAATTAATCAAACATTAG